The genome window TTATTAATGAGTTTTTGCTCTAAAGGAGAAGAACGTTCAAAGAGTAAAATATTAGGTCTGGTTAGGCATGCGTTAACTAATGGCAGTGTACTTTTAATTTTAGGAAGCTTGATTATTGGTTACATCGCTAGTGATGAACAAGCCGCTGGAATAAAGCCTTTTACGACTGATCTTTTTAAAGGATTTCTTGCTGTCTTTTTATTAGATATGGGAATCACTAGTGGTAAGAAAATAGGAGTGCTGTTTAAGAAAGGCTGGTTTGCCTTAGTCTTTGCCATTGTTGTGCCGCTTGTAAATGGTTGTGCAGTAGCACTTTTATCCGGTTATGTAATAAGTGAAACTGGTGACCGACTGCTATTATCCATTCTAGCAGCAAGCGCTTCTTATATAGCGGTTCCTGCAGCGATGAGAATTGCAGCTCCTAAAGCTAATCCTAGTCTGTATTTGCCTATGGCGCTCGCCATAACATTTCCTTTAAACATTACGATAGGACTTCCATTGTACTTGTACCTCATACAATAAAATCATTCACGTTTTGTTGAGAACAGATTTTAACTGTTCTTATGTTGTCCTAATTGAAGATATGGGTCTCTGAAAACGAAGCACTTCTAGTGCTCTTGATCTATTGCTTTTGGAGATGGATTTAGAATGCCTTTAATTTCTTCTGTCCAATACGCTATACCTGTTGAGGAAATATCTACGGCATTATTGTTTTTTCCGTAAGGACGAAATTGTTCCATTCGGCCACTAAATAATCCTAAAGTAGGTACGCCTGAGGCACAAGCAAGATGCATGATACCGCTGTCTGCTCCAATAAAAATATTACAAGCCGCCATCACTGAAGCCATCTCTCTTATATCTTTGCTATAAAAAGAAGTCGCTTTAAAATCAATTTGAGAAACATTCTCATAAGGTAAAATTTCTACAATTTGATGGTCAGGAAATGCCACTAATAAATGCTGGTAAAATGTAGACCACCATTCTTTAGAATAACACTTATCGCCCGTAGCAAAAGTGAAAATGGCAATAATATTTTCAGTTTTACCCATTAAAGAAGCTAAAATATCTTTGCCCTTCTGTAGCTCTTCGTCACTGCATTTAATAGCTAACATGGGCACCTCTTTAGTTACCTTTTCAAGGTCCGATCCATATAGAGCAGTACGCATGGCGATTACAGCTTCTTTTGCATGATGAATAGTTTGGGATTTTGTGTTTTCATCATCTTCATATTCATAAATCTTATAAGTAGCAGGAGTAATTTTAGTAAGTAGTTTACCTGATGAAGAGCATTTAACTGTATTGATGACCAAGTCATATTTCTTAAAGGGCATTTTTAACCATATGGATAAATAGCTTAAAATGTTGTCAAATGGTCTTTTGTGAAGAAGTATAAAGTTAGTTACCTTTTTATAGTTTTTAAAAACAATAGGAGCTAGCATTCCTTTAGCTAAAAAGTCGATATGAGCATTAGGAAATGTGGTCGTAATTTCTTGAACAAGTGGAGTGGTCAGTAAGAGGTTTCCCAATCTATGGTTGGGACGTATGATCAATACCTTTTTGATCTTATCCGGTTCTATGTTACGGAGATCTTGTTTCTTTGCGTTGCTGCCTATTTGCCGAGTAATCGATCGAAATAGGACTCTTCTAAATTTATCTATCTTCTTGGGAACCTTCATGGATCAATACTGTTTTTTGTATTTGTAAAGTTGACCGTAATATCGGACAATATTTAAGACAGGTCTAGTATCTATGCCTATAATATCGATTGCGTTTTTATTTATTTTCCTCGATTAGGAAAGCTAAAGGGCCTTCAAACCTCCTAGAAAAAACAAAATCCATGCTTTTTTTAAAGCATGGATTCTGGAGTGATGGTGACTACGACAGGATTCAAACCTGTGACCGCTGGAGCCGAAATCCAGTGCTCTATTCAGCTGAGCTACGTAGCCGTATTAATATTTTCAATTCTTCTCTTCCTTGTCCTGACTTAAAATATTTTTCTCTTTCTCTCGCATCTTCTAGAGATAGAAGTTCTTCTGTGTAAATTAATTTCCATGGTCTGTAACCTTTCGTTGATCTTGTTTTTCCTTGATTATGCCATACCAATCTTTGATTCACATCTTTACTTAATCCTTTGTAAAGTCTGCCGTCCACATCACTACGTATCACATAAACAAAATATTTCATATTTTAAAGTGCTCCCTGCCTGCCGGCAGGCAGGTATTCAGCTGAGCTGCGTAGCCGTATTAATATTTTCAATTCTTCTCTTCCTTGTCCCGACTTAAAATATTTTTCTCTTTCTCTCGCATCTTCTAGAGATAGAAGTTCTTCTGTGTAAATTAATTTCCATGGTCTGTAACCTTTCGTTGATCTTGTTTTTCCTTGATTATGCCATACCAATCTTTGATTTACATCTTTACTTAATCCTTTGTAAAGTCTGCCGTCCACATCACTACGTATCACATAAACAAAATATTTCATATTTTAAAGTGCTCCCTGCCTGCCGGCAGGTATTCAGCTGAGCTGCGTAGCCGATGATATCGCAAAGATAGCAGCCTCTTACTTCTTATCTCTACAAAAGTGATTTTAATATTAAATTTAAAGGCCAAGAAGTGAATAATCAAAATCACTGACTGGCTTTTTAGCTTTTCTCAACATCCATAATCCTTCAGCAGGTGGGATTTCTAAATCTAATGTGCCATTAATTTCATGTTCCATATACCACAAACCGTATATGGCTTTCTTGTCCAAATCTAAATAGCCGTTGTAAGTGATCTCAAAATCGTGTTCTAAGTTCTCTTTAGGGAACCCATCTTCTAATATCACGTCGTTATTTGTATAATGTACCGTTATTGAAACCATATGATGTTCCCAGAAACCATTTAAATTAACAGTTTTTCCTGTTGAGAAAGGTCCTTTTTCTTTGGTATGCTGACCGGTTATTTTGCCGTCTTTAAAATTTAATTGAGCAAACAACTTTACTTTCTCACCAAAAAATGGCAAGGCAAAGCCCAATCCATAAATGTAATAGCCTTCCCAATAACCGTTAAGTTCTTCCATTGATTAGTTTTTTTCCTTCTCAATAACCAAATAATCCAACTCCAGTTTATTAAACTCCTCGTTAAACTTTTTAATCTCAGAATTCAACACTTCATCAAAAATAGCCAGTTGCTTTTCAATCTCCACAGTGAGTTCATTTTTCACTTGGATGCTTTGAGAAGTAGGAGCAAAGTCACCTATTTGTGCAAGGCTATTTAAATGAGCCAGTTTGTTGGTCAATCGTATCGGGAAGTTTAATGGGTCTTGACCGCTGCGGTTTTGAGTTTGGTAGAGTGCTTTTTCCACTTCGCCAAATTTCTTTTTCATCTCCTTAGACATAGCGATCATCTCTTTAACCCCTTGTTCTTCTCTATCCCCATATAAACCTTCAAAAGCATCCAGCTTTTTATTAAAAGAGCGTATATTTTTGATAGACTTATGCGCTTTATCTACCGTAGCGTTGATCTCACTCACAAAGTCAAATTGTGCTTGCATATCTGACTCGCTAGCTTCACTAGTAGGAGTAGAGATAATGTGAATAGGTTGCGATTGCTTTTCGCCATTTACGATAAGTACTACTTTATAAGTTCCTGGTACCGCTTTAGCGCCAGAGAGGTCGGCCCACCACAATATCATTCCTGGTAGTTTTTCAGCACCCTCATAAACCGTATCCCAATTGAAGGAGTTGGCTCCTTTTTTAACTTCCAGCTTATTCTTTTTATCATAAGTGGCATAGGTTTTAATCAGTTCCTCTTTTGAGTCGTAGAACGAAAGTGAGATACTGTCTTTATCGGTTACTTCAGGCAAGTAGTAATGCATTTGTACACCAGCAGGATGATTTGTTCCTTCGGTTAGAGAACCTGCTCTTCCACTTCCAGCCATGCGATAAGCTGTTTTTGGTGCAAAGAGGTGGTTGGTGTTTTGCTTTCGCGAAAGCGTGCTGCTAAAAGCATCCCGAACCAATTCTAAATCATCGTGGATCCATAAACTTCTTCCTTGTGTTGCCACAATCAGGTTGTTGTCTTTTACGGCCAAATCTGTCACTGGAACAATTGGTAAATTCATTTGAAATGATTTCCATGATTTCCCATCATTAGTCGAAATATATAATCCAGTTTCTGTTCCTGCATAAAGCATTCCTTGTACTTGGTCATCTTCACGTACTACTCTGGTAAAATGCTCTGCTGGAATGCCGTCAGTTATCTTTTTCCACGACTTTCCATAATCTGTCGTCTTGTATAAATACGGCGTAAAATCACCTAGTTTATAACTGGTTGCAGCCACATAACAAGTTGCTGCATCATAGCGACTAGGTTCTATACTGTTAATTTGAGCCCATTCTGGTATTCCCTTAGGAGTGATATTATCCCAATTTTTCCCAGCATCTTTAGAAAGGTGGATCAATCCATCATCACTTCCTACCCAAAGTTCGCCAGCGTTCAGCGGACTTTCTGCTGCTGCAAAAATGGTACAGTAGTACTCCACACCTGTATTGTCTTGTGTAATTGGTCCACCACTAGAAACGAGTTTAGTAGGGTCATTTCTTGTTAAATCTGGCGAGATGGTTTCCCAACTTTGACCTTCATTCGTAGTAACGTGAACGTTGTTCGAAAAAGCATAAAGCTTATTTGGTTCATGTTTGGAGAATAAAATAGGGAAGTTCCATTGGAAACGGTATTTCATTCCTTCGGCACCATGTCCCATTGGGTTGTCTGGCCATACATTTACGGCGCGTTGGGATTTAGTTTTGTGATTGTATCGGGTCAAGAAACCGCCATAACTACCACCGTATACGATGTCGTTATTTTTAGGATCTATCGCTATATGTGCGCTTTCTCCACCAGCTGTTTCTTCCCAGTCGCTATCTGAGATACTGCGACCAGTGGTGCGGTGTGGTATTCTAATGGTTCCATTATCTTGTTGTGCCACATAGATGCGGTATGGAAAAGAATCATCTGTAGTGACTCTATAGTATTGTGCGGTAGGTTGATTGTGATAGGTGCTCCAAGTTTCTCCACCGTCATAAGTGATTTGCGCACCACCATCATCACCCATAATCATGCGGTTAGGGTCTTCTGGAGCGATCCATAAATCGTGATGATCGCCATGTGGCGCTCGTGCACTGCTAAAGTTTTTTCCTCCATCAGTACTTTTATGGTAGTTCACGTTAACCACGTATAATTTATCGACATCTTCAGTATCTGCATAAATACGAGAATAATACCAAGCACGTTGTCTTAGACTTCTATCATCATTTGTTTTTTTCCAAGTCAGTCCTGCATCATCACTGCGGTATAAACCGCCTTGTTCTTTATTTTCTACAATAGCATAGACTCTGTCTGAATTTACAGGAGAAACGGTAATCCCCATAATTCCT of Nonlabens sp. Ci31 contains these proteins:
- a CDS encoding WD40/YVTN/BNR-like repeat-containing protein, coding for MNKLYYLLFVFTILAFPSTSLGQRTKAELQQLPEPPEEQKLYESQEFRLLGPFRGGRSAAVTGVPGKPNLFYFGSTGGGVWKTLDGGRTWSNISDGFFGGSIGAVSVAPSDHNVIYVGGGEKTVRGNVSSGYGIWKTEDAGKTWTAAGLPQSRHVPRIAIDPNDHHTVYAAVLGNIYKPTAERGVYKSTDGGKSWRKTLFANDMAGAVDLIIDPSNARVLYASTWRLQRTPYSLSSGGDGSALWKSTDYGETWKEISNNEGFAKGTLGIMGITVSPVNSDRVYAIVENKEQGGLYRSDDAGLTWKKTNDDRSLRQRAWYYSRIYADTEDVDKLYVVNVNYHKSTDGGKNFSSARAPHGDHHDLWIAPEDPNRMIMGDDGGAQITYDGGETWSTYHNQPTAQYYRVTTDDSFPYRIYVAQQDNGTIRIPHRTTGRSISDSDWEETAGGESAHIAIDPKNNDIVYGGSYGGFLTRYNHKTKSQRAVNVWPDNPMGHGAEGMKYRFQWNFPILFSKHEPNKLYAFSNNVHVTTNEGQSWETISPDLTRNDPTKLVSSGGPITQDNTGVEYYCTIFAAAESPLNAGELWVGSDDGLIHLSKDAGKNWDNITPKGIPEWAQINSIEPSRYDAATCYVAATSYKLGDFTPYLYKTTDYGKSWKKITDGIPAEHFTRVVREDDQVQGMLYAGTETGLYISTNDGKSWKSFQMNLPIVPVTDLAVKDNNLIVATQGRSLWIHDDLELVRDAFSSTLSRKQNTNHLFAPKTAYRMAGSGRAGSLTEGTNHPAGVQMHYYLPEVTDKDSISLSFYDSKEELIKTYATYDKKNKLEVKKGANSFNWDTVYEGAEKLPGMILWWADLSGAKAVPGTYKVVLIVNGEKQSQPIHIISTPTSEASESDMQAQFDFVSEINATVDKAHKSIKNIRSFNKKLDAFEGLYGDREEQGVKEMIAMSKEMKKKFGEVEKALYQTQNRSGQDPLNFPIRLTNKLAHLNSLAQIGDFAPTSQSIQVKNELTVEIEKQLAIFDEVLNSEIKKFNEEFNKLELDYLVIEKEKN
- a CDS encoding sodium-dependent bicarbonate transport family permease, producing the protein MDLHLLTDNLSNPALLFFILGLFASQVKSDLEIPENSSKFISLYLLFAIGFKGGQELSHSIFTADIYWAVFIGIGLAITVPLYTFFILRLKFSIENAGAIAAAYGSVSAVTFVTAISYLEMEGIPFGGHMVAVMALMEAPSIIVGVLLMSFCSKGEERSKSKILGLVRHALTNGSVLLILGSLIIGYIASDEQAAGIKPFTTDLFKGFLAVFLLDMGITSGKKIGVLFKKGWFALVFAIVVPLVNGCAVALLSGYVISETGDRLLLSILAASASYIAVPAAMRIAAPKANPSLYLPMALAITFPLNITIGLPLYLYLIQ
- a CDS encoding GIY-YIG nuclease family protein → MKYFVYVIRSDVDGRLYKGLSKDVNQRLVWHNQGKTRSTKGYRPWKLIYTEELLSLEDAREREKYFKSGQGREELKILIRLRSSAEYLPAGRQGAL
- a CDS encoding glycosyltransferase family 9 protein; this encodes MKVPKKIDKFRRVLFRSITRQIGSNAKKQDLRNIEPDKIKKVLIIRPNHRLGNLLLTTPLVQEITTTFPNAHIDFLAKGMLAPIVFKNYKKVTNFILLHKRPFDNILSYLSIWLKMPFKKYDLVINTVKCSSSGKLLTKITPATYKIYEYEDDENTKSQTIHHAKEAVIAMRTALYGSDLEKVTKEVPMLAIKCSDEELQKGKDILASLMGKTENIIAIFTFATGDKCYSKEWWSTFYQHLLVAFPDHQIVEILPYENVSQIDFKATSFYSKDIREMASVMAACNIFIGADSGIMHLACASGVPTLGLFSGRMEQFRPYGKNNNAVDISSTGIAYWTEEIKGILNPSPKAIDQEH
- a CDS encoding GIY-YIG nuclease family protein; this encodes MKYFVYVIRSDVDGRLYKGLSKDVNQRLVWHNQGKTRSTKGYRPWKLIYTEELLSLEDAREREKYFKSGQGREELKILIRLRSSAE